Proteins from a genomic interval of Azotosporobacter soli:
- a CDS encoding APC family permease, whose amino-acid sequence MMRILRRLLIGRPLHNQEMAHEKLPKWKALAIFSSDALSSVAYGPEQIMLVLALPGLIAYGFLAPVSIAILILLAIVTISYVQVANANPGGGGSYAVAIKNLGEKPALVAAAALFADYTLTVAVSVSAGTVAIISAFPELLQYEVVIDLAVLFGLLMLINLRGVRESATAFVYPTYAFIFGIVALIICGLFQAFTQTAPVIPPESLQREWHWSMLFVLLRAFANGCSSMTGVEAISNGVPMFRKPEVKNAAATTYWMSGILAFMFAGIGFMMMHFHVMPLEGITALSQLAENTFGRGWLYYYIQITTMVVLYLAANTSFNGLPPLLSILAKDGYMPRYLGTRGERLSFSNGIVLLSLVAGALIVIYQGNTDDLISLYAIGVFLSFTIAQWGMIIHWRREKGEHWQTRACINAAGMLVTGLVVLVIAVSKFFYGAWMVMVFIPAMMIIFLKIRKHYRDMSEQLHLPMDELRLQENADSIIGRNLVIVPISTPTGVVAQTLRYAKVISQDIVALHIATDEEVGHRVAEKWQAWDPGVELVTVYSPYRLVVQPLLDYISQLEAQKNPEDYITVLIPEFETKKLWHRLLHNQTGWILRTLLILRENVIVTTIPYHLTK is encoded by the coding sequence ATGATGCGAATCCTGCGTCGCCTGCTGATTGGCAGACCGCTTCACAACCAGGAAATGGCTCACGAAAAACTTCCCAAGTGGAAGGCATTAGCTATTTTTTCTTCGGACGCCCTTTCCTCCGTCGCGTATGGTCCAGAACAGATCATGCTGGTTTTGGCACTGCCCGGTCTTATCGCTTACGGTTTTCTGGCGCCTGTTTCGATAGCCATCCTTATCTTATTGGCTATCGTCACGATTTCTTACGTTCAGGTTGCCAATGCTAACCCCGGAGGTGGAGGCTCCTATGCCGTCGCGATCAAGAATCTGGGCGAAAAACCGGCGCTTGTCGCCGCCGCCGCCTTGTTCGCCGACTATACGCTCACTGTCGCAGTAAGCGTATCCGCCGGTACCGTCGCCATCATCTCAGCTTTTCCCGAACTGCTGCAGTATGAAGTCGTTATCGACTTAGCCGTACTGTTCGGCCTGCTGATGTTGATTAACCTGCGCGGCGTACGCGAATCGGCAACCGCCTTCGTTTATCCGACCTACGCGTTTATTTTCGGCATCGTCGCTTTAATCATTTGCGGCCTCTTTCAGGCGTTTACGCAAACTGCGCCGGTCATTCCGCCTGAGTCGCTGCAGCGCGAATGGCACTGGTCAATGCTCTTCGTTCTGCTGCGGGCATTTGCCAACGGCTGTAGCTCTATGACCGGGGTAGAAGCAATCTCGAACGGCGTTCCGATGTTTCGCAAACCGGAAGTAAAGAACGCCGCCGCGACGACCTACTGGATGTCCGGCATTCTGGCCTTTATGTTTGCCGGCATCGGATTTATGATGATGCATTTTCATGTGATGCCGCTTGAGGGCATCACCGCCTTATCGCAATTGGCGGAAAACACCTTCGGGCGCGGCTGGCTCTACTATTATATTCAGATCACCACGATGGTAGTCCTTTATTTGGCTGCCAACACCTCATTCAACGGATTGCCGCCCCTCTTGTCGATTCTGGCTAAGGACGGCTATATGCCGCGCTATCTTGGAACGCGAGGCGAACGCCTCAGTTTTTCCAACGGCATTGTCCTTTTAAGCCTGGTAGCCGGCGCTCTTATCGTCATTTACCAGGGTAACACCGATGATTTGATTTCCTTGTACGCGATCGGCGTATTCCTCTCTTTCACGATTGCGCAATGGGGCATGATCATCCATTGGCGGCGCGAAAAAGGCGAGCATTGGCAAACCCGTGCCTGCATCAATGCCGCCGGTATGCTGGTAACCGGATTGGTCGTTTTAGTCATCGCCGTATCTAAGTTCTTTTACGGCGCCTGGATGGTAATGGTCTTCATTCCGGCAATGATGATCATTTTCCTCAAAATCCGCAAGCATTACCGCGATATGTCAGAACAACTCCATCTGCCGATGGATGAATTGCGTTTGCAGGAAAATGCCGACAGCATCATCGGACGCAACCTGGTTATTGTACCGATCTCTACTCCGACAGGCGTCGTAGCGCAAACACTGCGTTACGCAAAGGTCATCAGTCAGGACATTGTCGCGCTGCATATTGCAACCGATGAAGAAGTCGGCCACCGTGTAGCGGAAAAATGGCAGGCCTGGGATCCCGGCGTTGAATTGGTTACCGTATATTCTCCATACCGGCTCGTCGTTCAGCCGCTCCTGGATTATATCAGCCAATTGGAGGCGCAAAAAAATCCTGAGGATTATATCACGGTTTTGATTCCCGAATTTGAAACAAAAAAACTCTGGCACCGTCTGCTGCACAATCAAACCGGTTGGATCCTTAGAACGTTGCTGATTTTACGTGAAAACGTCATCGTCACTACGATTCCCTACCATCTGACCAAATAA
- the tig gene encoding trigger factor — protein sequence MKATMEKIDNHTVVFEVEVPAAELTKGMERAYQSLASKVNIPGFRKGKVPRNVLEKRIGKEAILDEAFELVATPAYNKALDEHKVEPVSRPSIEVVTLEADKDVVFKAKVTVKPEVQLGQYKGLTVSKTVEAVDEAEITKQIDALRERQSKLVVVEGATLADGDFAIIDFEGFVDGVAFPGGEGKGYPLQIGSNTFIPGFEEQLIGSKAGEAKEVKVTFPAEYHSEELAGKEAMFKVTVQDVKRKELPVLDDEFVKEASEFNTVEEMKEDLRSKMEAAAVEKADKDFKNEAIKQAVDNATTDIPAVMVDARVDSMMEDLKSNLESRGMKLEHYLQFMSSSLEDLKGKYRESAEVNVKTDLTLDAIAKAEALEAGEADIKEELEEISKHYGASVEQVQKVFLAQGRMGMLLESILRRKAANLIIESVAQA from the coding sequence ATGAAAGCAACGATGGAGAAGATAGACAACCATACAGTGGTGTTCGAGGTCGAAGTTCCGGCGGCGGAACTGACGAAAGGCATGGAGCGCGCTTATCAGAGTCTGGCGAGCAAAGTCAATATTCCCGGGTTTCGTAAAGGAAAGGTTCCGCGCAATGTTTTAGAAAAGCGTATCGGAAAAGAAGCTATTTTAGATGAAGCATTTGAATTGGTAGCAACGCCGGCGTACAACAAGGCGCTGGATGAGCATAAGGTAGAACCGGTTAGCCGTCCTTCGATCGAAGTCGTTACGCTGGAAGCTGACAAAGACGTCGTTTTCAAAGCGAAAGTGACCGTAAAACCGGAAGTTCAATTGGGACAATATAAAGGTCTGACTGTGAGCAAAACCGTGGAAGCGGTAGATGAAGCGGAAATCACCAAGCAAATCGATGCCTTGCGTGAACGCCAATCGAAACTGGTAGTTGTAGAAGGCGCGACGTTAGCTGACGGCGATTTTGCCATCATCGACTTTGAAGGCTTTGTAGACGGCGTGGCATTCCCGGGCGGCGAAGGCAAAGGCTATCCGCTGCAAATCGGATCGAACACCTTCATTCCGGGCTTTGAAGAGCAGTTGATCGGATCGAAAGCCGGCGAAGCCAAAGAAGTGAAAGTAACGTTCCCGGCGGAATACCATTCCGAAGAGTTAGCCGGAAAAGAAGCAATGTTCAAGGTGACGGTTCAAGACGTGAAACGTAAAGAACTGCCGGTGCTTGACGACGAGTTCGTGAAAGAAGCCAGCGAGTTCAATACCGTTGAAGAAATGAAAGAGGATCTGCGCAGCAAGATGGAAGCGGCTGCCGTAGAAAAAGCCGACAAAGATTTCAAGAATGAAGCCATCAAGCAAGCGGTCGACAATGCGACGACCGATATTCCTGCTGTAATGGTAGATGCCCGCGTTGACAGCATGATGGAAGATCTGAAATCCAACCTCGAAAGCCGCGGCATGAAACTGGAACACTATTTACAATTCATGAGCAGTTCCTTGGAAGATTTAAAAGGAAAATACCGGGAATCTGCCGAAGTTAATGTTAAAACCGACCTGACGCTCGATGCGATTGCGAAAGCGGAAGCATTGGAAGCCGGTGAAGCTGACATTAAAGAAGAGCTGGAGGAAATCTCCAAACATTATGGCGCTTCAGTGGAGCAGGTGCAAAAAGTTTTCCTGGCGCAGGGCCGCATGGGTATGCTGCTTGAATCGATTCTGCGCCGCAAAGCTGCAAACCTCATCATTGAAAGCGTAGCCCAAGCCTAA
- the clpP gene encoding ATP-dependent Clp endopeptidase proteolytic subunit ClpP — MSFVPIVVEQSNRGERSYDIYSRLLKDRIVFIGGPIDDHVANLIIAQLLFLEAEDPEKDIHLYINSPGGVVTAGLAIYDTMQYIKPDVSTICMGSAASMGAFLLSAGAKGKRFALPNSRIMIHQPLGGARGQASDIEIQAREILRLRELLNEALVKHTGQSMEKIQQDTERDFFMSAEQAKEYGLIDAVVVRGEKRQESPK; from the coding sequence ATGAGCTTTGTGCCAATCGTAGTAGAACAATCCAATCGTGGAGAACGATCCTATGATATTTATTCCCGTCTTTTAAAAGACCGGATTGTCTTTATCGGCGGCCCGATCGATGACCATGTGGCCAACTTGATTATTGCACAGTTGCTGTTTTTAGAAGCGGAGGATCCGGAAAAGGATATCCATCTCTATATCAACAGCCCGGGCGGTGTAGTGACGGCAGGTCTTGCCATTTATGACACGATGCAGTACATCAAGCCGGATGTCTCGACGATCTGCATGGGCTCGGCCGCCAGCATGGGCGCGTTTCTTTTGAGCGCCGGCGCGAAAGGCAAACGCTTCGCGTTGCCGAACTCTCGGATCATGATTCATCAGCCACTTGGCGGCGCTCGGGGACAGGCTTCGGACATTGAAATACAAGCGCGCGAAATTCTCCGCTTGCGGGAACTGCTTAATGAAGCGCTGGTTAAACATACCGGACAGTCGATGGAAAAGATTCAACAAGATACGGAACGCGACTTTTTCATGTCGGCCGAACAGGCTAAGGAATACGGCCTGATCGACGCAGTGGTGGTACGCGGGGAAAAACGTCAGGAAAGTCCCAAATAG